In the genome of Granulibacter bethesdensis CGDNIH1, one region contains:
- the lptE gene encoding LPS assembly lipoprotein LptE, producing MDLKRRTLLSLGGLLLLPGCGWHAVYAPGKDGALTPVQEQLRAISVALISDHNGVLLRQALQNRFDYTGGSKLPRYELSVFYTVNNESAGIMPDNSTTRLRMHGIANWTLTADDLKKTILTKGRAYTLDGIDLSNGQFFAMDINSETVLRRMAEELANQITLDLAQYFEKKQADEAIKPVASDSKG from the coding sequence ATGGACCTGAAACGCCGCACGCTACTGTCACTGGGTGGGTTGCTACTGCTGCCTGGTTGTGGGTGGCATGCCGTCTATGCGCCGGGCAAGGACGGTGCCCTTACCCCTGTTCAGGAGCAGCTCAGAGCTATCTCTGTGGCGCTGATCAGTGATCATAATGGCGTGCTGCTGCGTCAGGCATTGCAGAATCGCTTTGATTATACAGGCGGAAGCAAACTTCCTCGCTATGAGCTGTCGGTTTTTTATACCGTTAATAACGAGAGTGCCGGGATCATGCCCGATAACTCGACCACCCGGCTCAGGATGCATGGGATCGCCAACTGGACCCTGACGGCTGACGATCTGAAAAAAACGATTCTGACCAAAGGACGTGCTTACACACTCGATGGCATTGATCTGTCGAATGGTCAGTTCTTTGCCATGGATATCAATTCGGAAACGGTCCTGCGCCGTATGGCAGAGGAACTTGCCAACCAGATTACGCTTGATCTTGCCCAGTATTTCGAAAAAAAACAGGCAGATGAAGCAATAAAGCCCGTTGCTTCAGACAGCAAAGGCTGA
- the holA gene encoding DNA polymerase III subunit delta, whose amino-acid sequence MKFDARQAEAFLRQPDQAVRAVLLYGDDHGLVRERGTSLTRLVAGQIDDPFRVIELAAEQAADLPNEMAGLSLTGGRRVIRIREAADIFAAPLQAGLERQGEALVILEAGTLTPRSKLRVLAEKMASAASIACYPDEGRSLSQTIQDSLARDRVSIEADALKWLCDHLGADRALTRREIDKLALYVGQDGTATIEAAHACIGDLAGLSLEDALYASVIGDISGAERALSLALSEGTTSIAVVRMALQHMQRLRKLRAVMQENGTSAAEAVRQAKPPVFFKRVPAFTKALTLWRDEMLAAICDMLWQAEKACKQSGAPDETICRQAVMSIALRARQAAARGVFNKGFNGSAG is encoded by the coding sequence ATGAAATTTGATGCACGTCAGGCGGAAGCATTTTTGCGTCAGCCTGATCAGGCTGTGCGGGCTGTGCTGCTTTACGGGGATGATCATGGTTTGGTCCGTGAGCGCGGGACCAGTCTGACACGGCTGGTAGCAGGGCAGATTGATGATCCTTTTCGTGTTATCGAACTGGCCGCGGAACAGGCGGCCGATCTTCCCAATGAAATGGCGGGTCTGTCCCTGACGGGCGGCCGTCGTGTCATCAGAATCAGGGAAGCGGCCGACATTTTCGCTGCCCCTCTGCAGGCCGGTCTGGAGAGGCAGGGGGAAGCGCTGGTCATTCTGGAAGCAGGGACATTGACGCCACGCTCCAAGCTTCGTGTGCTGGCCGAGAAAATGGCCAGTGCAGCCTCCATTGCCTGTTATCCCGATGAAGGTAGAAGCCTGTCCCAGACTATTCAGGATTCTCTGGCCCGGGATCGTGTTTCCATTGAGGCTGATGCGCTGAAATGGCTCTGCGATCATCTGGGGGCTGATCGTGCCCTGACGCGGCGTGAAATCGACAAGCTTGCCCTGTATGTCGGTCAGGATGGAACCGCGACAATAGAGGCAGCACATGCCTGTATTGGCGACCTCGCCGGATTGTCATTGGAAGATGCACTGTATGCGTCTGTCATCGGTGACATTTCAGGCGCTGAACGCGCCCTGTCACTGGCTCTGTCGGAGGGTACGACCTCGATTGCCGTGGTCAGAATGGCGCTTCAGCATATGCAGCGGCTTCGCAAGCTGCGTGCGGTGATGCAGGAAAACGGAACAAGCGCGGCTGAGGCTGTCAGGCAGGCAAAGCCTCCGGTTTTCTTCAAACGGGTACCCGCTTTTACGAAGGCTCTCACGCTCTGGCGGGATGAGATGCTGGCCGCGATCTGCGACATGCTTTGGCAGGCCGAGAAAGCCTGTAAGCAGAGCGGTGCCCCTGATGAGACCATCTGTCGTCAGGCGGTCATGAGTATCGCTCTGCGGGCACGTCAGGCTGCTGCCAGAGGGGTTTTTAACAAGGGGTTTAACGGGTCAGCAGGGTGA
- a CDS encoding ParB/RepB/Spo0J family partition protein, with protein MTKSPQTRLGRGLAALLGDDLPTQDTERRHPDIAMLAVELLAPSPFQPRGTIEPDALAELTESVRARGILQPLLARPDPDLAGRYQIIAGERRWRAAQAAGLHEVPVLVRALSDSDAMAAALVENLQRQDLNAVEEAEGYRRLSEEFGLTQEKLGDAVGKSRSHIANTLRLLNLPSPVLHEVKKGALSAGHARALLSHADPATAMLTVLAKGLNVRQTEQLVARKNAPPVTAQERAARRDPEIAVLERDLSNHLGLKVTVTYDGQSGDIRIRYKSLDQLDGLITLLTR; from the coding sequence CTACCGACACAGGATACGGAGCGCCGTCATCCTGATATCGCCATGCTGGCAGTGGAACTGCTTGCCCCAAGCCCCTTTCAACCAAGAGGAACCATTGAACCGGATGCCTTGGCCGAGTTGACGGAATCCGTTCGTGCCAGAGGCATCCTGCAACCCTTGCTGGCCAGACCCGATCCCGATCTTGCCGGACGTTACCAGATCATCGCCGGTGAACGCCGCTGGCGGGCCGCTCAGGCAGCCGGGCTGCATGAAGTGCCTGTGCTGGTGCGTGCCCTGTCCGACAGCGATGCCATGGCCGCGGCCCTGGTCGAGAATCTGCAAAGGCAGGATCTCAATGCCGTGGAGGAAGCAGAAGGCTATCGCCGCCTGTCCGAGGAATTCGGCCTGACACAGGAAAAACTGGGCGATGCGGTCGGCAAATCCCGCAGCCATATCGCCAATACACTTCGGCTGCTTAATTTACCTTCCCCCGTCCTGCACGAAGTCAAAAAAGGTGCTCTCAGCGCAGGCCATGCCAGAGCCTTGCTGTCGCATGCCGATCCGGCAACAGCCATGCTGACGGTGCTGGCAAAAGGCCTTAATGTGCGACAAACAGAGCAACTGGTTGCACGCAAGAACGCTCCCCCTGTCACGGCGCAGGAAAGAGCCGCCCGTCGGGATCCCGAAATTGCTGTTCTGGAACGTGACCTCAGCAATCATCTGGGGCTGAAAGTCACCGTCACCTATGATGGTCAGAGCGGGGATATACGCATTCGCTACAAATCACTTGATCAATTGGATGGCCTGATCACCCTGCTGACCCGTTAA